The Planococcus liqunii genome includes a region encoding these proteins:
- the pdxT gene encoding pyridoxal 5'-phosphate synthase glutaminase subunit PdxT, whose protein sequence is MKRVGVLALQGAVREHVQSIEACGAKAVLVKWSSDLEDLDAIILPGGESTTMRRLIDRYGLLGPLRAFAESGKPMFGTCAGLILLAKEIAGYPEPHLGVMDIAVERNSFGRQADSFEIPLSVKGMEEPFEAVFIRAPHIVSVGPGVEVLGEHGGKIVMARSSQFLGCSFHPELTDDHRITAYFLSMIPSETGISLPKGSVYSKV, encoded by the coding sequence ATGAAACGAGTCGGTGTTCTGGCGTTGCAGGGAGCGGTAAGAGAACATGTGCAGTCGATTGAAGCGTGCGGCGCAAAAGCAGTGCTGGTCAAATGGTCAAGCGACTTGGAAGATTTGGATGCCATAATTTTGCCGGGCGGGGAAAGCACCACGATGCGCCGATTGATTGACCGCTATGGCCTGCTTGGGCCGTTACGCGCCTTTGCAGAGAGCGGCAAGCCGATGTTTGGCACCTGTGCGGGGCTAATTCTTTTGGCAAAGGAAATCGCCGGTTATCCCGAACCGCATCTTGGCGTAATGGACATTGCAGTGGAACGCAATTCATTCGGCCGCCAAGCCGACAGCTTTGAAATTCCGCTATCCGTTAAAGGGATGGAAGAGCCGTTTGAAGCGGTCTTTATCCGAGCGCCGCATATTGTCAGTGTTGGTCCGGGGGTTGAGGTATTGGGCGAGCACGGCGGAAAAATCGTCATGGCAAGAAGCAGCCAGTTTCTCGGCTGTTCGTTTCATCCCGAATTGACCGATGACCACCGCATTACGGCTTATTTTTTGAGCATGATTCCCTCTGAAACTGGCATTTCCTTGCCAAAAGGCTCCGTTTATAGTAAAGTATGA
- the serS gene encoding serine--tRNA ligase: protein MLDIKHVRANFEEVKTKLAKRGEDISVLDDFEAVDAKRRELIAQTEKLKAERNEASQNIAMMKRNKENADEAIAKMREVGEQIKAIDDELREVEERLNYIMMRVPNIPHDSVPVGESEDDNVEIRTWGEKPEFTFEAKPHWDLGTDLNIIDFERAAKVTGSRFVFYRGLGARLERALINFMMDLHQEEHGYQEILPPYMVNRESLTGTGQLPKFEEDAFLIEKEDYFLIPTSEVPVTNFYRDEILSADMLPQAFASYSANFRSEAGSAGRDTRGLIRQHQFNKVELVRFVKPEDSYDELEKLTGHAEKVLQLLGLPYRVLKMCTADLGFTAAKKYDIEVWIPSQDMYREISSCSNFEDFQARRANIKFRREANGKPEFVHTLNGSGLAIGRTVAALLENCQQEDGTIVIPEVLRPYMGGKDLIK from the coding sequence ATGTTAGACATTAAACACGTACGTGCCAATTTTGAAGAAGTAAAAACGAAGCTTGCGAAACGCGGCGAAGATATTTCCGTGCTGGACGATTTTGAAGCGGTGGATGCCAAACGCCGTGAATTGATTGCACAAACCGAGAAATTGAAGGCTGAACGCAACGAAGCGTCTCAAAATATCGCGATGATGAAGCGCAATAAAGAAAATGCAGATGAAGCCATTGCCAAAATGCGCGAAGTCGGCGAACAGATCAAAGCGATTGACGATGAATTGCGCGAAGTGGAAGAGCGCTTGAATTACATCATGATGCGTGTACCGAACATTCCGCATGACAGCGTGCCGGTCGGCGAGTCTGAAGACGACAACGTTGAAATCCGGACATGGGGAGAAAAGCCGGAATTCACGTTTGAAGCCAAACCGCATTGGGATCTTGGCACAGACTTAAACATCATCGATTTTGAACGGGCAGCAAAAGTAACGGGCAGCCGTTTCGTTTTCTACCGTGGCCTTGGAGCTCGTCTGGAACGGGCGCTTATCAACTTCATGATGGACTTGCACCAGGAAGAGCATGGCTACCAGGAAATCCTGCCGCCTTACATGGTCAACCGCGAAAGCTTGACGGGCACAGGCCAATTGCCGAAATTTGAAGAAGATGCATTCCTGATCGAGAAAGAAGATTATTTCCTGATCCCGACTTCTGAAGTGCCGGTGACAAATTTCTACCGGGATGAAATCCTGTCAGCGGATATGCTTCCGCAGGCATTCGCTTCTTACAGCGCGAATTTCCGCTCTGAAGCGGGTTCTGCGGGCCGGGACACACGCGGGCTAATCCGACAGCACCAATTCAATAAAGTCGAGCTGGTGCGCTTTGTAAAGCCGGAAGATTCATATGATGAACTGGAGAAATTGACCGGCCATGCCGAGAAAGTGCTGCAGCTACTGGGGCTTCCTTACCGCGTCCTGAAAATGTGCACAGCAGACCTTGGCTTTACCGCTGCGAAGAAATACGATATCGAAGTGTGGATTCCGAGCCAGGACATGTACCGTGAAATTTCTTCTTGCAGTAATTTTGAAGATTTCCAGGCACGTCGCGCCAACATCAAATTCCGCCGCGAAGCGAACGGCAAACCGGAATTTGTCCATACCTTAAACGGCAGCGGACTGGCGATCGGCCGGACAGTGGCCGCTTTACTGGAAAACTGCCAGCAGGAAGACGGCACCATCGTCATCCCTGAAGTATTGCGTCCGTATATGGGCGGCAAAGACTTGATTAAATAA
- a CDS encoding alpha/beta fold hydrolase — MENLSFQYIQTNGITLHTAVAGPEDGPLVVLLHGFPEFWFGWKKQIAPLTELGYRVAVPDQRGYNLSDKPQDISSYTLDLLRDDIVGLIGHFGKTNATIIGHDWGGAVAWHLAATKPEYVEKLIAVNIPHPKAMPRVMKRNPLQWARSSYIAFFQLPDLPEKMLAADYFKTMVGSLVSTSNPDTFSDEELAAYREAWDQPGALTAMLNWYRAIRRGNVLQVPAQKIGLPVRIIWGVGDQFLSTELAKESLDFCEDGELVFVGEATHWVHHEQVHILNMLIKQFLNEEKAAAL, encoded by the coding sequence ATGGAAAATCTATCGTTTCAGTACATTCAAACGAACGGCATCACGTTGCATACGGCAGTTGCGGGACCGGAAGACGGGCCGCTGGTTGTTTTGCTGCACGGCTTCCCGGAATTCTGGTTCGGCTGGAAAAAACAGATTGCACCGCTCACTGAACTCGGCTACCGCGTTGCCGTGCCGGACCAGCGGGGTTACAATCTGAGCGATAAGCCGCAGGACATCAGCAGTTATACCTTGGATTTGCTGCGGGATGATATTGTCGGGTTGATCGGCCATTTCGGCAAAACGAACGCCACCATTATTGGACACGACTGGGGAGGAGCGGTGGCTTGGCATTTGGCAGCGACAAAGCCTGAATACGTGGAAAAACTGATTGCGGTCAATATCCCGCATCCAAAAGCGATGCCAAGGGTCATGAAGCGCAATCCGCTACAATGGGCGAGGAGTTCGTATATCGCCTTTTTCCAATTGCCGGATCTGCCGGAAAAAATGCTGGCGGCGGATTATTTCAAGACGATGGTCGGGAGTTTGGTATCGACAAGCAATCCGGATACATTTTCTGACGAGGAACTCGCCGCTTACCGGGAAGCATGGGACCAGCCCGGTGCACTGACGGCGATGCTGAACTGGTACCGGGCGATCCGCCGCGGCAATGTCCTGCAAGTGCCGGCACAGAAAATCGGATTGCCGGTGCGGATTATTTGGGGCGTGGGTGATCAGTTCCTGTCAACGGAACTGGCGAAGGAAAGCCTGGACTTTTGCGAGGACGGGGAATTGGTGTTTGTCGGGGAAGCGACACACTGGGTCCATCACGAGCAGGTGCATATTCTCAATATGCTCATCAAGCAGTTTTTAAACGAAGAAAAAGCGGCAGCCCTATAG
- the tadA gene encoding tRNA adenosine(34) deaminase TadA yields the protein MNGIELDHYYMGLAIEEAEKAAAKGEVPIGAVIVQDGHVIARAHNLRETTQNAVTHAELLAIQEACQTISNWRLENTSLYVTLEPCPMCAGAILQSRIPRVVYGARDIKAGSVDSLYRLLNDERFNHQCEVTENVMAEECGGLLTQFFRTLRENKKKKKRELL from the coding sequence ATGAACGGAATTGAATTAGACCATTATTATATGGGCCTCGCAATCGAAGAAGCCGAAAAAGCCGCCGCCAAGGGAGAAGTGCCGATTGGCGCCGTCATCGTGCAGGACGGGCACGTGATTGCACGGGCCCACAACCTGCGGGAAACCACCCAAAATGCGGTGACCCATGCGGAACTGCTGGCCATCCAGGAAGCCTGCCAGACCATCAGCAATTGGCGGCTGGAAAACACAAGCCTTTACGTTACGTTAGAGCCTTGTCCAATGTGCGCCGGCGCAATTCTGCAATCGCGCATTCCACGTGTCGTTTACGGGGCACGTGATATCAAGGCCGGCAGTGTGGATTCCTTATACCGGCTGCTGAACGATGAACGCTTTAACCATCAATGCGAAGTCACCGAAAATGTCATGGCCGAAGAATGCGGCGGTTTGCTGACCCAGTTTTTCCGGACGCTACGGGAAAACAAAAAAAAGAAAAAGCGGGAGCTCCTATAG